One window of Pseudacidobacterium ailaaui genomic DNA carries:
- the gyrA gene encoding DNA gyrase subunit A — translation MADEQNPQLPLGDGGNGDIGPGAANILPINVEEEMRRSYLDYSMSVIIGRALPDVRDGFKPVHRRILYTMHEMGLQYNKKYTKCAKVVGQAMGQYHPHGDSAIYDALVRLAQPFSMRYPLVDGQGNFGSVDGDPPAAMRYTECRMMRVAGELLADIDQETVDFVPNYDESTYEPSVLPTRIPNLIINGANGIAVGMATNIPPHNLTEVVNAAIEMVNNPHAGLAEVLKHVQGPDFPTGGFIYGRSGIAQAYKTGRGRFLMRAKCAIENLTQGRQAIIVSEIPYQVNKNTLIKRIAELVNDKTIDDISDVRDESDRDGMRIVIELKRGAEPQIVLNQLYKHTQMQESFSMIFLAVVNGQPRELSLPDAIRHFIDHRIDVVRRRTAFLLRKAREREHILIGYQIALDHLDQVIRIIRGSNSRADARENLFQFFSGKTITVGDQALKGVTLDPAKYAIDPATLIAPTLTLSYRQIDAILELQLYRLTQLSIDELLKELADVRDRIAEYESILASEKKLRSVIVKELEAIRKDYGDERRTEIIDEAAELKLEDLIADEQVAVTVSHQGYLKRTPISTYRQQRRGGQGRTGMKTRDEDFVSQLIVESTHAYLLCFTNTGRVYWLKVYEIPDVGAAGKGKSIQSLLSLQPGETVRTILGVRNLEEEGKYIFFATRNGTVKKTPLKDFSNVMSRGIIAIGLDEEDELVGARITDGKQIVFLATHEGMAIRFDEEDVRSMGRPARGVRGIELGKNDYVVGIAVTPKERKNENGVSCPCLILSVTENGYGKRTDVDEYRLQSRGGKGVINVKTTARNGKVSSIQLVDETSELMIISQYGKIIRIDTKTIREAGRSTQGVKLLTLEEDDKVAAAVVIPPEEAKQEQENGTLLQ, via the coding sequence ATGGCAGACGAACAAAACCCACAACTTCCTCTTGGCGATGGCGGTAATGGCGACATCGGCCCCGGCGCAGCCAATATCCTCCCGATCAACGTGGAAGAGGAGATGCGGCGCTCGTATCTCGACTATTCGATGTCAGTCATTATCGGGCGCGCTTTGCCGGATGTGCGTGATGGCTTTAAGCCTGTGCATCGCCGCATCCTGTACACGATGCACGAAATGGGGCTCCAGTACAACAAGAAGTACACGAAGTGCGCCAAGGTCGTCGGGCAAGCGATGGGCCAGTACCACCCGCACGGCGACTCAGCCATTTATGACGCACTGGTGCGTTTGGCGCAGCCCTTCAGCATGAGATATCCGCTGGTAGACGGCCAGGGAAATTTTGGGTCTGTGGATGGCGACCCTCCAGCGGCCATGCGTTACACCGAGTGCCGCATGATGCGCGTTGCTGGCGAACTGCTGGCCGACATTGACCAGGAGACCGTAGATTTTGTCCCCAACTATGACGAGTCGACTTACGAGCCTTCTGTTCTGCCTACCCGCATTCCAAATCTGATTATTAACGGCGCAAACGGCATCGCCGTAGGTATGGCGACCAACATTCCGCCGCATAATCTGACGGAAGTCGTCAACGCCGCCATCGAGATGGTCAACAATCCTCATGCCGGGCTGGCCGAGGTCCTTAAGCACGTACAAGGACCAGACTTCCCAACCGGCGGCTTCATCTATGGTCGCAGCGGCATTGCACAGGCTTATAAAACCGGCCGAGGACGGTTCCTGATGCGCGCCAAATGCGCCATTGAGAACCTGACGCAGGGCCGTCAGGCGATCATCGTCAGCGAGATTCCGTATCAGGTCAACAAGAACACGCTCATCAAGCGCATTGCTGAACTGGTCAACGATAAGACCATCGACGACATTTCGGACGTTCGCGATGAAAGCGACCGCGATGGAATGCGCATCGTGATTGAGCTGAAACGCGGGGCCGAACCACAGATTGTCCTGAACCAGCTTTACAAGCACACGCAGATGCAGGAAAGCTTCTCGATGATCTTCCTGGCCGTCGTCAATGGCCAGCCGCGCGAGCTTTCCCTGCCTGACGCTATACGCCATTTCATTGATCATCGAATCGATGTTGTCCGTCGCCGCACCGCATTTCTCTTGCGCAAAGCGCGCGAACGCGAACACATTCTCATTGGCTACCAAATCGCGCTGGACCATCTGGACCAGGTCATCCGGATCATTCGCGGATCCAATTCCCGAGCCGATGCCCGCGAAAATCTGTTCCAGTTCTTTTCCGGCAAAACAATTACCGTCGGTGACCAAGCGCTCAAGGGCGTCACGCTCGATCCGGCAAAGTATGCCATTGATCCGGCAACGCTGATCGCGCCTACGCTCACCCTGAGCTACCGCCAGATTGATGCCATCCTTGAACTGCAGCTCTACCGCCTGACGCAGCTTTCCATTGACGAGCTGCTGAAGGAACTAGCCGACGTGCGCGACCGGATTGCTGAATATGAGTCCATCCTGGCCTCAGAAAAGAAGCTGCGTTCTGTGATTGTGAAGGAGCTGGAAGCCATCCGCAAAGACTACGGGGATGAGCGCCGCACTGAAATCATCGACGAGGCGGCAGAGCTGAAACTGGAAGACCTTATCGCTGACGAACAGGTTGCTGTCACAGTTTCCCACCAGGGTTATCTCAAGCGGACACCAATTTCCACCTATCGCCAGCAGCGGCGCGGCGGCCAGGGCCGCACCGGCATGAAAACGCGCGACGAGGATTTTGTTTCACAACTCATCGTCGAATCCACACATGCCTATCTGCTCTGCTTCACCAATACAGGGCGCGTCTATTGGCTCAAAGTCTATGAGATCCCCGATGTAGGCGCAGCAGGCAAGGGCAAATCGATTCAGAGCCTGCTCAGCCTGCAGCCAGGTGAGACTGTCCGTACCATTCTTGGCGTACGAAACCTTGAAGAAGAAGGCAAGTACATCTTCTTTGCCACGCGCAATGGTACGGTCAAGAAGACGCCGCTCAAGGACTTCTCCAACGTAATGTCTCGCGGCATCATCGCCATCGGGCTGGACGAAGAAGATGAGCTGGTGGGTGCACGCATCACGGACGGCAAGCAGATTGTGTTTCTCGCCACACATGAAGGTATGGCCATCCGCTTTGATGAGGAGGACGTCCGCTCTATGGGCCGTCCGGCACGTGGCGTGCGCGGTATCGAACTGGGTAAGAACGATTATGTCGTCGGCATTGCCGTCACTCCCAAGGAGCGCAAAAACGAAAACGGCGTAAGCTGCCCCTGCCTCATTCTCAGCGTGACGGAAAATGGCTATGGCAAACGCACCGACGTAGACGAATACCGTTTGCAGTCGCGCGGCGGCAAGGGCGTCATTAACGTTAAAACAACAGCGCGAAACGGCAAGGTCTCCTCCATCCAGCTCGTGGATGAAACATCAGAGCTGATGATCATCAGCCAGTACGGCAAGATTATCCGTATTGATACCAAGACCATCCGCGAAGCCGGCCGCTCTACCCAGGGTGTAAAGCTTCTGACCCTTGAGGAAGATGACAAAGTGGCTGCCGCAGTTGTCATCCCTCCGGAAGAAGCCAAGCAGGAACAAGAAAACGGCACCTTGCTCCAATAG
- a CDS encoding PIN/TRAM domain-containing protein: protein MDLVLVRILFALIFAAACYYFRPFGLSEIVSASLGVAIAAVVIVFEVRVRALSLRRLIGAVAGSVPGIFGAFLFCLVLSSSLPAGSARSILQIFVLLLMSYVGLVVGASKGDLLDLTALGGLFSSERQIKHAVKLLDTSAIIDGRIADMAETGFVDGTLVVPEFVLHELQMVADSADASKRQRGRRGLDVLQRMQGNSLLNVQIVKDDFPQVREVDLKLIELARKLEAKIITNDFNLNKVAQLHRVQALNINDLANSLKPVVLPGEKMHVAILKEGKEYDQGVGYLDDGTMVVVDHARRMIGRSVEISVTSVLQTASGKMIFGRVEEVPQRSEAMRNVPDVRGVSGESEYQPSTK, encoded by the coding sequence ATGGACCTCGTTCTTGTACGCATTCTTTTTGCCTTGATTTTTGCCGCTGCCTGCTACTATTTCAGGCCCTTCGGGCTGTCAGAGATTGTTTCAGCATCGCTTGGAGTTGCCATCGCCGCTGTGGTCATCGTCTTTGAGGTGCGCGTGCGGGCCCTGAGCCTGCGGCGTCTGATTGGCGCAGTTGCCGGAAGTGTTCCGGGTATCTTTGGGGCCTTTCTCTTCTGCCTGGTGCTGTCCAGCAGCCTGCCCGCGGGGAGCGCACGCAGTATTCTACAGATTTTCGTCCTCCTACTCATGTCCTATGTTGGACTCGTTGTAGGAGCCAGTAAAGGTGACCTGCTGGACCTGACGGCACTTGGCGGCCTGTTCAGCAGCGAACGGCAGATAAAACATGCGGTAAAACTGCTGGACACCAGCGCCATTATTGATGGACGCATTGCCGACATGGCCGAAACTGGTTTTGTAGATGGCACCCTGGTGGTCCCCGAATTTGTACTGCATGAATTACAAATGGTGGCTGATTCCGCTGATGCTTCCAAACGGCAGCGTGGACGCCGCGGTCTGGACGTGCTGCAACGCATGCAGGGAAATTCCCTGTTGAATGTACAGATCGTCAAAGATGATTTTCCCCAGGTACGCGAAGTAGACCTGAAGCTGATTGAACTGGCCAGGAAATTGGAGGCCAAAATCATCACCAATGATTTCAACCTGAACAAAGTGGCGCAGCTACACCGCGTTCAGGCATTAAATATCAATGATCTGGCCAATTCGCTCAAGCCCGTTGTCCTGCCAGGAGAAAAGATGCACGTGGCCATTCTGAAAGAAGGCAAAGAGTATGACCAGGGCGTAGGATACCTTGACGATGGAACAATGGTGGTGGTGGACCATGCGCGGCGCATGATTGGGCGATCGGTAGAAATCTCTGTGACCTCTGTTCTGCAGACGGCTTCAGGCAAAATGATCTTTGGCAGGGTGGAAGAAGTCCCGCAAAGATCGGAAGCCATGCGCAATGTACCGGATGTCCGGGGAGTGTCCGGCGAATCGGAATACCAGCCGTCTACAAAGTAA
- a CDS encoding CBS domain-containing protein: protein MRGWSFPLGRWMGVDLRIHTFFLLLLGLCLLATSLNVPTWRAVFLWGILLLAVLVREIARVITAAYHGVQLRSILLLPIGGLFSYANPDSAERASEGKVQTSIAAIGPLTNFAFALAVGCLIAGASPDVPVFARPLVTPLHLMRSTVWLNVILGALNFVPAYPLDAGRVLRSGFSRAHGMVKATRAASGLGQVIGLLAVLVGIALLFLPGAGLGTELSPWLIMSGFFIFVGAQLEDQGLMFQFVVDTVTMRDVMLTDFTTLSPSDTLEDALSKAIHSLQDEFPVVRGANLVGVVSRQGIIEALRSEGNGYVQSIMSRALLAAQPDDSLGAMIRRMAGGKMSLVPVTEGGKVIGIVTLQNLMHSMGMLAEHRRLKRED, encoded by the coding sequence ATGCGCGGCTGGTCATTTCCGCTGGGTCGCTGGATGGGCGTAGATTTGCGCATCCATACCTTCTTTTTGTTGCTGCTCGGCCTTTGTCTGCTGGCCACAAGCCTGAATGTGCCTACCTGGCGTGCGGTTTTTCTCTGGGGAATTTTGTTACTTGCGGTCCTCGTCCGTGAAATTGCGCGCGTCATCACTGCGGCCTATCACGGTGTTCAATTGCGCAGTATTCTTTTGCTGCCCATTGGAGGACTCTTCTCTTACGCCAATCCTGACAGCGCAGAACGCGCCAGTGAAGGCAAGGTACAGACCTCGATTGCTGCGATTGGTCCTTTGACCAATTTTGCCTTTGCCCTGGCAGTAGGATGCCTCATCGCTGGGGCCTCCCCGGATGTCCCGGTATTTGCCAGGCCTCTGGTCACTCCCTTGCATCTGATGCGTTCGACCGTCTGGCTCAATGTGATTCTGGGAGCACTGAATTTCGTCCCCGCCTACCCGCTGGACGCCGGTCGGGTCCTCCGCAGCGGCTTCAGCCGCGCCCACGGCATGGTCAAGGCAACGCGTGCCGCTTCCGGACTGGGACAAGTGATTGGCCTGTTGGCCGTACTGGTAGGCATAGCGCTGCTCTTTCTTCCCGGGGCTGGACTGGGTACAGAGCTTAGTCCATGGCTCATCATGAGCGGCTTTTTTATCTTCGTCGGCGCACAGCTTGAAGACCAGGGGCTGATGTTCCAGTTTGTTGTAGACACTGTAACCATGCGTGACGTCATGCTGACCGACTTCACGACCCTCTCTCCTTCTGACACACTCGAAGATGCCTTGTCCAAGGCGATCCACAGTCTGCAGGATGAGTTCCCGGTGGTGCGCGGGGCCAACCTGGTTGGAGTGGTTTCACGCCAGGGCATCATCGAGGCATTACGTAGTGAGGGGAATGGATACGTTCAGTCCATTATGTCGCGCGCCCTTCTCGCCGCCCAGCCCGATGATTCTCTGGGGGCCATGATCCGCCGCATGGCAGGCGGCAAAATGTCGCTCGTGCCTGTCACCGAGGGTGGCAAAGTGATTGGAATCGTGACTCTCCAGAACCTGATGCATAGCATGGGGATGCTGGCCGAACACCGCAGATTGAAGCGGGAAGACTGA
- the rsmD gene encoding 16S rRNA (guanine(966)-N(2))-methyltransferase RsmD, protein MRVIAGKFRSRTLTAPRGMNTRPTSDRLRETLFNVLAPRIEGAAFLDLYAGSGANGIEALSRGARCAVFVEKSAAAIFSLRRNLKGLGIDDGFQLEARSVTQALQNLQKMQRKFDIIFLDPPYQAEDQYRITMEMLGGEMASLLAADAIVVAEHHRKQALEPIYGTLSRYRLLAQGDAALSFYKTLL, encoded by the coding sequence ATGCGGGTGATTGCCGGGAAATTCCGTTCACGCACTTTGACTGCTCCTCGCGGCATGAATACGCGACCAACAAGCGACCGTCTGCGTGAAACGCTGTTTAATGTGCTGGCCCCGAGGATTGAAGGCGCTGCTTTTCTGGACCTTTATGCAGGCTCGGGTGCAAACGGAATTGAGGCACTGAGCCGGGGGGCCAGATGCGCGGTCTTTGTAGAAAAATCTGCCGCGGCCATCTTCTCTCTGCGCAGAAACCTGAAGGGACTGGGCATTGATGATGGCTTTCAGCTTGAAGCACGAAGTGTTACGCAGGCGCTTCAAAATCTGCAAAAAATGCAGAGGAAATTCGACATCATTTTTCTCGATCCTCCTTATCAAGCCGAGGACCAGTACAGAATCACGATGGAAATGCTTGGCGGAGAAATGGCCTCTCTGCTTGCTGCAGACGCCATAGTCGTGGCAGAACACCATCGTAAGCAGGCACTGGAACCTATATATGGCACGCTTTCCCGATATCGCCTACTGGCGCAGGGAGATGCGGCCTTGAGCTTTTACAAGACTCTGTTATAA
- a CDS encoding sodium:solute symporter family protein, whose amino-acid sequence MPLTLTDWLVIAGYLLFNLLIGLYYRSKASGSTEDFFVSGRDVSWWLAGTSMVATTFAADTPLLVCGLVATQGISGNWIWWSLCLSGMTTVFFFARYWRRAEILTDVELVEIRYGGRPAAFLRGFKAIYLGLLMNCFILGWVTRAMVDIIAVVLGPVIAQGRVLELSIGGHALMHYMLGDPRHTALAICIFILVPFTGLYTFLGGLWGVLVTDLFQFALKMAMIIVLAWIAVVDLGGMHALKVQLSVVDAATRAAGQPTSNVLSFLPDFHAGLVTNHLWTLPLLTFMMYIGVQWWASWYPGAEPGGGGYVAQRMFSAKNEQHSLGATLWFNIAHYALRPWPWIVTGLVALAVYSPHGGLHPSAAFAANPQQGYVMVLRDYLPPALRGLMVAAFLAAYMSTIGTQLNWGTSYLVNDFYRRFWVRQGSERHYVFVSKIITVVLVLASGYVASQLTSISAGWELVLNLGAGTGAVYILRWFWWRVNAWSEISAMIVAAVVAMALSHVHFTGNDAVVFAKSTLITAGITTVAWIAFTFLTRPEKEETLLNFYRRVLPAAYGWKHIAQLAPDLPQVHDFAANAFDTVMGCILVYGTLFGLGKYVFGEWMAGTVLLVLAAVAGYLIKWDLSRRGWETLSGAKIKETSVVPGRSAL is encoded by the coding sequence ATGCCGCTTACCCTGACTGACTGGCTTGTCATTGCCGGATACCTGCTTTTTAATCTGCTGATTGGTCTTTACTATCGCAGCAAGGCCAGTGGCTCCACCGAGGACTTTTTTGTTTCGGGGCGCGATGTTTCCTGGTGGCTCGCAGGTACCTCGATGGTGGCGACAACATTTGCCGCCGATACTCCGCTGCTGGTCTGTGGACTGGTAGCAACACAGGGCATCTCTGGCAACTGGATTTGGTGGAGTCTGTGCCTGAGCGGCATGACAACGGTCTTTTTCTTCGCGCGCTACTGGCGGCGCGCGGAAATCCTTACGGACGTGGAGCTGGTTGAGATTCGTTATGGCGGCAGGCCTGCGGCGTTTCTTCGCGGATTTAAGGCAATCTATCTCGGTTTGCTGATGAACTGCTTCATCCTGGGATGGGTGACGCGTGCGATGGTGGACATCATCGCCGTCGTGCTCGGTCCGGTCATAGCTCAGGGGCGCGTTCTGGAGCTCAGCATCGGCGGGCACGCGCTGATGCACTATATGCTGGGCGATCCGCGTCATACGGCGCTTGCCATCTGCATCTTCATTTTGGTGCCCTTTACCGGCCTGTATACATTTCTTGGCGGGCTGTGGGGTGTGCTGGTGACCGACCTCTTCCAGTTCGCGCTCAAGATGGCGATGATTATCGTCCTTGCCTGGATTGCAGTGGTAGACCTCGGCGGAATGCACGCTCTCAAGGTGCAGCTTTCCGTGGTAGATGCGGCCACTCGCGCAGCTGGACAGCCGACTTCCAATGTTCTTTCGTTCCTGCCCGACTTTCATGCTGGATTGGTCACAAACCATCTCTGGACACTGCCCCTGCTCACCTTCATGATGTACATTGGCGTGCAGTGGTGGGCCTCGTGGTATCCGGGAGCAGAGCCTGGAGGCGGCGGATACGTGGCCCAGCGCATGTTCAGCGCAAAGAATGAGCAGCATTCGCTGGGTGCGACCCTGTGGTTCAACATTGCGCACTACGCACTCCGTCCGTGGCCGTGGATTGTAACCGGGCTGGTGGCGCTCGCGGTCTACTCGCCGCATGGCGGCCTGCATCCCAGCGCGGCCTTTGCAGCCAATCCGCAGCAGGGCTATGTGATGGTGCTGCGCGATTATCTGCCTCCTGCGCTGCGTGGGCTTATGGTGGCAGCGTTTTTGGCCGCCTATATGTCCACAATTGGGACACAGCTCAACTGGGGCACATCCTATCTGGTGAATGATTTTTACCGCCGCTTCTGGGTCCGGCAGGGCAGCGAACGGCACTACGTCTTCGTCAGCAAGATCATTACTGTGGTTCTGGTGTTGGCCAGCGGATATGTGGCCAGCCAGCTTACTTCGATCAGCGCCGGATGGGAACTGGTTCTGAACCTGGGCGCAGGTACAGGAGCGGTCTATATTCTGCGGTGGTTCTGGTGGCGCGTGAATGCGTGGAGTGAGATTTCCGCAATGATCGTGGCCGCAGTGGTGGCAATGGCCCTATCGCATGTCCACTTCACCGGAAATGATGCAGTGGTCTTTGCCAAATCCACGCTGATTACTGCGGGAATCACCACTGTTGCATGGATTGCCTTTACTTTCCTCACCAGGCCGGAGAAAGAAGAGACGCTGCTCAATTTCTATCGGCGCGTTTTGCCCGCTGCTTATGGATGGAAGCACATTGCCCAGCTTGCTCCGGACTTGCCGCAGGTACACGACTTCGCCGCAAACGCGTTTGATACTGTGATGGGTTGCATTCTGGTGTACGGCACACTCTTCGGGCTCGGCAAATATGTTTTCGGTGAATGGATGGCCGGGACCGTGCTGCTGGTGCTGGCGGCTGTTGCCGGATATCTCATCAAGTGGGACCTCTCGCGGCGTGGCTGGGAGACGCTTTCCGGCGCCAAAATCAAAGAAACATCTGTAGTTCCTGGACGGTCTGCTTTATAA